The Phycisphaerales bacterium AB-hyl4 genome has a window encoding:
- a CDS encoding tyrosine-type recombinase/integrase — translation MAKQASKPKWPHSDTVKMTAHRNGQWCKKIRQRLHYFGPWNDPDGARDRYLENASRLHAGLPVETSPTGVTTVADCFNRYLAYRRPDVRPSRSDTDHNRDRAMGPTMWRRYQRAGRAVAEALGRNKAADKLTPQDFAVVKEHLSASMVTTTMANHINAIRSVFTWAYDQGHIEQAPRFGDDFRARGLKRAVRRSRREKGKKLLDGPMVRALLAEASPQMRAMILLGINAGFYAVDCADLRHGDIDLDRGVVMMARFKTEVDRVAPLWTVTVDAIREAMATRPAPRDEAHADRVFITRRGYLWVKSESANHDDNGGIKSVTHGDYVGQEFRKLFTKAKIERPEGCGFSWLRHTFYTVGRRTKDYDAVSAIMGHAGAGMIEHYLEDVELADLRVVVEYVRQWLYPDADATTKTSKGEADAKGGKQAKTRQTRSKGKAKRGAKATAK, via the coding sequence GGCGCACGCGACCGCTACCTAGAAAACGCGAGCAGGCTGCACGCCGGCCTACCCGTCGAGACTTCGCCCACCGGCGTTACGACCGTGGCGGATTGCTTCAACCGCTACCTTGCCTATCGACGCCCCGACGTTCGCCCATCGCGCAGCGACACCGACCACAACCGGGACCGGGCGATGGGGCCGACGATGTGGCGACGGTATCAGCGTGCTGGCCGAGCCGTGGCCGAGGCGCTGGGGCGGAACAAGGCAGCGGACAAGCTGACCCCGCAAGACTTCGCGGTGGTGAAAGAGCACTTGAGCGCGTCGATGGTCACAACCACGATGGCGAACCACATCAACGCCATTCGGTCAGTGTTCACATGGGCATACGACCAGGGGCATATCGAGCAGGCCCCCCGGTTCGGTGACGACTTCCGCGCCCGTGGGTTGAAACGTGCGGTACGTCGCAGCCGGCGGGAGAAGGGGAAAAAGCTACTCGACGGGCCGATGGTCCGCGCCCTACTCGCCGAGGCGTCGCCGCAGATGCGGGCAATGATCCTGCTCGGCATTAACGCCGGCTTCTATGCGGTGGACTGCGCCGACCTACGGCACGGCGACATTGACCTAGACCGGGGCGTGGTGATGATGGCCCGATTCAAAACCGAGGTAGACCGCGTGGCCCCGCTGTGGACTGTCACCGTGGACGCGATCCGCGAAGCGATGGCGACACGCCCGGCCCCGCGTGATGAGGCACACGCCGACCGCGTGTTCATCACCCGCCGGGGTTATCTGTGGGTGAAATCCGAAAGCGCCAACCACGACGACAACGGCGGCATCAAGAGCGTGACGCACGGAGATTACGTCGGGCAGGAGTTCCGCAAGCTGTTCACGAAGGCGAAGATTGAACGGCCCGAGGGCTGCGGCTTCTCATGGCTGCGGCACACGTTCTACACCGTGGGGCGACGCACGAAAGACTACGACGCGGTAAGCGCCATCATGGGGCACGCTGGGGCGGGCATGATCGAGCACTACCTAGAGGATGTGGAGCTTGCGGACCTGCGCGTGGTAGTCGAGTACGTCCGCCAATGGCTGTACCCCGACGCTGACGCCACCACGAAGACGAGCAAGGGCGAGGCCGACGCCAAGGGCGGGAAGCAAGCGAAGACGCGGCAGACGCGATCCAAGGGCAAAGCGAAGCGTGGCGCGAAGGCGACCGCGAAGTAA